The Hippocampus zosterae strain Florida chromosome 2, ASM2543408v3, whole genome shotgun sequence genome contains the following window.
TCAAAGCAAGATAACGAGAAACATGTAGACAAGACACAAGCAGCCGAGGGAGCTTGTTGGTAAACACAAAGGACCGGGCTGACCAGCACAGGTAGACACAACAACAGACCAAGACAGACACGTACGATGGGGGGGAAGTAAAATCGAATCCAAAATCAACCCAAACCCATCTCACGCCAGAACGGCAGCATTCACAATAGATGGTCTTGCATGAATGGAGCCAAAACTATTAATTCAAACTGGTGTTTAAGGAGTCCTCTTCAAGCTGTTCcctttttgacatcatgagagcAGGACGACAGCTAAGGACTAAACAACAGCATCCCACCATTTGAAACCtttcaaacaggaagtggccactgagctttGAGTGTCATCAGCAGATTGCACCAGAGATACTGAGAGACTGGAACATCTCTTGCTTCAAGAACATTAAGTTGTgagaaaaatgtgttgaaatacAAAATGGTTCCAACATTGTTGGTTGTGTGTAAATGTTATCATGTATTTTAGATTTGTCCTCAAATTTCACCACGAAAGCAGGATATCCCGACGCTTTTGTGAGTGGTGTACtgtatagttattttgttgtgaagAGAGACTACGTTGACGCATCCCATGTACCATCACTGTGACTCTTGATTTGACCTGTCTTTTTGCTTGGGCCAGGGGCATTGTCAACGTGGCCTCCTCGTCCAACCTTCTCACCAACTCCAAGAATGTGCAGTTGGTCCTGGACCCGAGCCTGGCCCTACTGAGTCGCCGGCAGCGTCGACTGATTCGGCAGAATCCTGGCATCTTACACGCCATCACGGCTGGACTGCAGACAGCCATTAAAGAATGCAAGTGGCAGTTCCGTAACCGCCGCTGGAACTGCCCGACCACCCACAGCCCAGAGATATTTGGCAAAATTGTCAACCGTGGTAAGCCTCTCTTGTCTTTCCCTCCAGGCGATCTTTGAAAGACTTTGGGGAGGATGAAATGGAATCCCTTGTCCATATTAAAATGGCCTTTTCACGACATATTTCACTGATGAAAGGGATTTGGACGGGAGCAAAGTGAGCCCACGGTTGGCACTGTTGGCTCGCAGTGAGAGTTCTGGAATTGAATCTCGGCTCAatcctttctgtgtggagttagcatgttctctatTTTTTCTATTTAGGTTCTTGATCCAGTAGTTGTGAATGATCTGTCCAGTTTTAGTCTGCGCCTAAGTCAACTGGACCGGCTAAGAATGCATCAACCCTGGTCTTGCTTTTGTTTCTTAGGTTGCCGAGAGACAGCCTTTGTGTTTGCTATCACCAGCGCGGGGGTGACCCACGCGGTGGCTCGATCATGTTCAGAAGGGGCTATTGAATCGTGCACGTGCGATTACCGGCGCAGGGGTCCCGGGGGGCCAGACTGGCACTGGGGGGGCTGCAGTGACAACGTTGACTTCGGCAGGATGTTCAGTCGGGAATTTGTGGACTCCAGTGAGAGAGGGCGAGATCTGCGCTACCTCACCAACCTGCACAATAACGAGGCCGGAAGAATGGTGCGGACCGAGGGAGAAATGGGCAAACGGTGTCTTGTGGAGGTGCCCAGCCAGTCGTGACTTTGGGTTTTCTCATTGCAGACAGTGTCCTCAGAGATGCGCCAGGAGTGCAAGTGTCACGGTATGTCGGGCTCTTGCACCGTTCGGACCTGTTGGATGCGCCTCCCAAGCTTCCGGGCCGTGGGAGATTTCCTGAAGGACCGTTTTGATGGGGCCTCCCGAGTCGTTTACGCCAACAAGGGCAGCAATCGCGCGTCCCACAGGGCAGACCCTCGCCACCTGAAACCGGAAAACTCGGCTCACAAACCCCCTTCCGCAATGGACCTGGTCTATTTTGAGAAATCACCAAACTTCTGCTCCTACAATGGCAAGAGTGGCACTTTGGGAACTTCGGGTAGAACTTGCAACAGCACTTCTCCAGGTCTGGATGGATGTGAGCTGCTGTGCTGCGGGCGTGGTTTTAAGACACGGGCCGAGAGTGTCATGGAGCGGTGTAACTGCACGTTCCACTGGTGCTGTCACGTCAGCTGCCTGAACTGCACCAGTACTCGAACATTACACCAGTGTCTATGATAATGGAGCAGGCGGAGGTGTTTAGTTAGCCCTGTAAGAAGCAGAACTTGTTAGAAATGAAGTAGCTGGCAGAGAAAGTCACAAATACTGTAAACAGATGGTTGCTTGGGGTAAACTGACAGGGAATCTTATCAACCCAAAAAGTCCATCAGTGGACAAAAGCACAAACGTATGAACAGGGTATAGAAGACTAGAAATGCTTATTTCTTACACTTAATGTTGAAAAGTATTCTGAAAAGCGAATGGGAGTGGAGGGTGAATATCGTAAGTCAGGTAAAAACTTGACAGTCGTGTTTGTTCCTATGTACTTGGGGGTTGTTCCTTCTTTTCCCaatgtttcatttcttttcctgAAATCGCTTGGTCGCAGCCCACTTGAACAAATTCATATGGAGCAGCACCTCCAGTTTAGTCCGGATCTGATCGCTGCAACACGGACCAAATGTTAAATGACTGGGACAGGTGAGCACCAAGGAAAACAGGAACTGAGTAAATGGGAACAAACTGAAGCGTTGTGTGTAAATGTGACCCCCTGCACACTCACAATGTGTTTAAAATGAGCCCCGAATCGACACTCTAGCGAACCAGACCAGTTCCAAATGGGCAAAAATGGAGAATACTGGGtgctttctttattttgaataatTAATTCGACATCACATACTGTGCATCAGCTAAGAGAACCAAAATGTTGTAAATATCGAAATTTATGAATATATTTATACTGAAGTCATTACTGAATGATGTCGGCACCTTTTCAATGCTGGAGAAAATGTCTCTACTTTCACTGTCACTGTTTTGTATTCTGATCATTTCTGGAGTGACGTAACTGTCACAGAAATTTTACAAAGAAGAGTCAGTCACAGTGTCGCTTATTGTGTTTTGCCATGCACTGAATACATGCCTGTTTTTATCAgtgtaaaaatgcaaatatttatttctaAGGGGTTTATACTGCGATAGTAAGATTCGAATAGGGAATACAAGTGATGTAGCTGGCAGttgtttttacattgaatgagAGAACAATAAAgtctatatttttcaattatgTCCTAAATGTGTCCACATTCCATGTTTggtgtcttgttttgtttttcatgctcAACCAAATGAGCAGATAGATCTGTCCCTGCGTGTCCTGAGCTGAATCCGATGATCATCAGTAATGCTCACAAAACATGTTTGCATCTGAGCTCGCTGCTGAAAAAAGGCCCAGCTACATCTTCCTTAACCTTCCACAGCATCGACTTTCACGGCACTGAACTGAACGTTTTGTAATAATAATGTTGCAAAGCAAGAGTTCCCTTCAACCCTTGGCAATGTGATTAACCACATGAGTCTGAAAAGCACAGGACTTTCTCCTTCACAGCAAGGAGCAGTCACAGGGTCATCTTGCAGAGCTGAGGCAACGACATCAGGAGAGCATCTGTGCAGCTGCACCTCAGAGCACCGACTGATTGCTTTGCGAAGATTTGATTGGATATAGCGCCGCAGGTCGGAGCATCACAtcaatattttcttctttttttcagggCTTAGTTGGTTCAGAATGTAATATTCCTACTCGCTCAAATATTTGATGGTGAAGATAAAAACaaagatgggggaaaaaaatgtcataaagaAGAGAGAAGGTGAGTTCAAATGGTAGGCATGAAAGTGTGATGGGAGAGTTGGAGGCTGAGAGAGTGGAGGATCGCTGGGGCGATGCCTGTGGGAGTCCTGAAGAGTCAGTGATAATTAGCTCAATTAGTGACAAAGGCAGTGTAATAAATACCGACTTAGTGTCTGGGTCCCTGCTGGCCTCTCCGTGCGCGGCCTGCGATGTGGCCCTGGCCTGATGGATAATTCATTAAAGTGACAAAATGTCCCACCGTCCAGGCGTGACGCAGCAAGTTAGCACCCTACTGGCCCGGCTCATTGTTCTAATTGTCTGGGTTGGAGTCACTTTGTGACCGCCTCCTACTTCACCCACCCCGCCTTCACACTCCAGCCTTCAGAAAAGCAATGGAGTTAATGCCACTACCTTACTGTGTGAGTAGGTGATCGGCAGGtttagggaagaaaaaaaaacagtgagagTTCCTCTgggtgggggcggcggcggGATTAGCGAATGGAGGTTGCCCGGGAGTGCTGGGAGCAGCTCCGATCGGAATGTAGGAGAGATGAGTCCAGAAGCTCGGATGCGGGACAAAGCGAGAGTTAATAAGGAAAGATTGAAGGCGCTGGCGACAATGGGCCGCCACCCGAGTCGAGATGAAATTGCTTCCGAGGATTATTGGGAGATGGTGTGAGCCTTgtcgcctttgtgtgtgtgtgtgtgtgtgtgtgtgtgtatgcgtgcgtgcgcgcgcgtgcgtgtttgGTTgggcatttgtgtgtttgtgctgcaGTGTGTGCACAGAGGCAGGGGGAAAGCTGGATTGATGGCTGCCCCTCTGGTTGGGGAGCAGGGGACCAGCGGAGGCTAACCGGCTGTTCCCACAGTCTGTTCTACTGCAGCCACCTTTGACACACGTCCCTGCCAGGCGGCGAGCAGGCAGTCGTGGGGAGAAGGCCGccatccaaaacaacaacactctcACTGGACGACCAGAGGGTAAAGGCAGGCGGGAGATCAGAGTATGAGGAGGCCAAACAAATGAAGAAATGTCCCCCAAAATGGCTACTTATGGTTTGAATTAAGCCAAGAAAAGAGGTGGGACTGTATGACAAGGAGGTGACAGAGTCCCATTCACCGAGAGTAACATTTTTGATATATCTCAAGGTGTTTATGACTCTTGCTTGAACAGTTATATCACAGCTGATGATACAGTACAGCAGCTTCATATTAAAATTCCTCTCTGAATCATGGAAGCCTGTTTGCCTGTTGAGTGGAGTGGGCTCCAATTTAAAGGCGGCCTGAATTGAGAGAATGCCAAATTTGGTTTCGGTCGGTGCACTGAACAGCGGGCTGCTCGCAGCTCATCGTGGATGGGAAGGACAGAGTGGGCAGAACGGACATGAACTGAAAACGTAGCTTTGGGCATTGGGTTGATAGGACGGAAATATCTAACACCCAAGtattcatggatggatggatagatggatggacaggACGTTTGGTGGTAGGTGGGTGGACGGATGGCTCGAAGGATATATGATGCATTGATGTTTGGTAAATGGTAAACAGGCTTTCACTTTTCCACCTACAAGGAACTTCAACACTGACACCTCATCCACTCACTGATgttgcagcatcaggagcaattgAGGTTAATTATCTTACTCAAGGCCACTTTGACCTGGGCACAAGGGATTGAACCCACTATCAATGGGTTGGGAGATGATCATGCTGTTCATatattggatggatggacagatgggaAGATGAgatctctccatccattttccgaaccgctcgatcctcactagggtcgcgggagctggtggagcctattccagccgtcttcggacagtaggccggggacaccctgaatcagttgccagccaatcgcatggcacacagagacgaagaaccatccacgcccacactcacacctagggacaatttagagcgtccattcagcctgccatgcatgttttgggaatgtgggaggaaaccggagcacccggagaaaacccacgcaggcccggggagaacatgcaaactccacacagggacgccggagctggaatcgaactcggtaccactgcactgtgaagccgacatgctaaccactggactaccggaagATGAGATTGATACATAAAAAGAGATACAGCCATAAAATGAGTGTGATCAATTTTTTGGAATTGAATTTGTTTACATGACAAACTTGGTGTTTGCACACATactcagtttgtgtgtgtgtgtgtgtgtgtgtgtgtgtgtgtgtgtgtgtttgtgtgtgtgtgtgtgtgtgtgtggaggcagcAGCTGCAAGGCAGACTCTGAGCAAATGACCTTTTGGGCAGATGGCAGTTCCAGAGTGAGAGCCACGCAGCATCACAATGGCCGTGGCCTCTTATCACCTCCATCATTTCATCATCCGTCGACCTGCCGTAAGAGACCTCACAGGAGAGGTAGCCTCGCCACTCTGGGGCCATCGGGCTCCAGCTTCAAGGACAGCATTTTTCAGTTTGGCTTCGAGCGCTCCAAGTGTGGCGGGCCAAGCGAGAAGGACGAAGAGCGTTGGGTGAGCAGGGACCCAGCCCACTCCTGCAAACTTCCAGATACAACTTTGCCATTGTGGGTGCACACAGAGTGAATCAGACTGGGAATGCAAACGCAGCGCTCAAGCACACTGAGCAATCCGTACGACGTCTGTGGTCAGCCTCGGTGACCCCGCGGCGTTGATTTTGAAAACAAGATGTGCAGTGTAGGTGATAGCCAGTTGACATGCATGCTCATGTGTGTCATGTCTGCAGAAATGTTCTCCATCATCATGTAGCTGGCCCATGTCATTGAGAAGGGAAGGACCGCAACATGCCTTCTTCGAGTCGTCCCTCAGCACCAAGCCATGGTCTCCAAACTACTCAGCAGTGCGGGAAACAAAAGGTTGGTTTGGTTTTGATTAGGAGCTGTGTTTTACAGGAGTGGGCGAAGGCTATGCACTGACACAGCAGAGGAAGAATGTTTATTTGCAGCCCAGTGGCTTACAGGAACTATGACACAGTCTTGTGTCACTGGTTCTtcggctcacacacacacgcgcgcacacacaccactaCACAAAAGAGGTGCAAGAGGTTCCCAAGGAACGCACCTATTCCGTAAATTTGCACCTCTACAATTCAGAGGCTAGCCCAAAATGGGCTCTTTCAAGGCGACTCATTGAAACGTCATAACCCTTGTGTGCCAGACATCAATCATATGGAATGCTACATCAGGGATGACTGAATGAGTGAAAAGATGAATGAGtgcggacagacagacagatggataGATTGTtgatagctagatagctggcGAGATAAATGGTGAATGACGGAATTGGTGGATGCTTTAATGAGAGGATGGACAGATGCACAGGATAGATTGACGAGCGATAAGGTGGAACCTCGGCTTTTGTATGCCCTAGTTTGTGTATgatgaaagcatgaaaatggCTCCCTGTCCCCCGCCCTTCTCTCGTCACCATCAAGAGTCATCAATAAAGGTAAACGTGATGTTACATGTTCATTTAGCAGCGTGTTAAATGCAGCAACATTACTATCGTAACTcgcgtgtaccgttttaaaacgcTTCTGGCGCTCCAGATTCCCAATCTTTGATAGTGTCATCCGGGAATTGCAAACGAAACAAacttaaaatgagaaaaaaaagctctgcaGACTGCTGGATGCTAAGAACTTTCAGTGATGTAGGTCACGCGCcgccgtaggttaaaggtgacctgcatTGGCACCAAGGCCTAATATCAACATGTTGTATCCACCAAATATACCATAACCACATATTGGTTTACCCCTAGTCTTTAATGGAAAGCTATAATTATCCTCCGTTTGTTGTTAACACGTTTAGGAGTCTGCAATGGATTCACAATATTTCCTACGGAAAATGATGCTTTACATTTCATATGATTCGGTATAAGTCAGGCAATTTGTAATGGATCAATTACAAAAACCCAGGTCGCACTGTAGAACTAGATTATGGATGActagatggatagataaatgGGTGGATGGTTTGGTGAACAGGTGCTTGGAAaggtgaatggatggatgggatggacagatggatcgATTGATTGACGATTATTTTAGAACTATGTAGTTAGATTGCTATCTgatatttagctagctagcgagctagataGGTGACAGAAAAGCAAAATGTACTCACTAAAGGCGACCTGGTGTGACATCACTTTCTGTGTGTGACACAGTGTGTGTGCAGCATGTCCCACAGTAACAGCATGGGCATCCTTGACCCCAAATGGCCAaattgtgtatgtttgtgtgcactTGCATGTGGCAGCACGCACACTTTGTGCAGCAGTGGGTACCATCCATTATCCACGCCATCTGGTAGCCAAAGTCAGTAAAGAAGACATTTCTCCTGGCAAGGCCTCTTTTAGACCAATGCAGTGACAGGGGGACAGGCAACCACAGGAGCCACACAACTTCCCAAGGGCACCCGTGCCGGGAACGGCTTTCATCACACAACTTCAGCATTCTCCCATACGCTAAAACATGCATATTTTCCTGGTGTCGCATTGTCAAACGTACACCGCTTGCTCCCACCCGCCTTTGTCTGTGTGCAATAGACATACACAGGATTTGATCACTAATGGATTCCAGAGGCACAGAGATGTGAAAAGCTCTGCCAGCTGTGTTTTTCGTACATAGTCGTacaatctaaaaaataaaatgaaaaaaaaagttcactctCGTCCAAGCCACGAATTTTCATCTTGTTTTCAATACGTATTGCTGAGGCCACAAATGTTTGAATGGGTACATTTTGGCCATTTAAACGCACACTACAGTGAAAACTTGAGCATGGCTAATTAGGGGGCACTACTTGGACTTGCAAAACAATTTGATTCAATGAATTTTCTTGACATT
Protein-coding sequences here:
- the wnt1 gene encoding protein Wnt-1, whose product is MRSLALLLGVKAACILLVSSLSGTGTVNNSGRWWGIVNVASSSNLLTNSKNVQLVLDPSLALLSRRQRRLIRQNPGILHAITAGLQTAIKECKWQFRNRRWNCPTTHSPEIFGKIVNRGCRETAFVFAITSAGVTHAVARSCSEGAIESCTCDYRRRGPGGPDWHWGGCSDNVDFGRMFSREFVDSSERGRDLRYLTNLHNNEAGRMTVSSEMRQECKCHGMSGSCTVRTCWMRLPSFRAVGDFLKDRFDGASRVVYANKGSNRASHRADPRHLKPENSAHKPPSAMDLVYFEKSPNFCSYNGKSGTLGTSGRTCNSTSPGLDGCELLCCGRGFKTRAESVMERCNCTFHWCCHVSCLNCTSTRTLHQCL